A single genomic interval of Chloroflexota bacterium harbors:
- a CDS encoding methyltransferase — protein MMKPRERVLTALAHKEPDRVPIDFGGMRSTGIMALAYAPLKRSLGIEDGSIDVYDVGQQLALVEEPVRQRFGVDVVPLDFDALGPWQPYTLPDGTPARVPAHYRIERAEDGTLYILNDEGRRVAAMPPDGYYFDSIYHPLADAQTVDDLKAFSWSGRSDEDLARLREEARRLYNETDYAIMGAFGGNILESGQGLRGWEQFMLDLAYGGPFLETFLELLTENHLRNLERYLGAVGEYIQIIQMGDDLGTQRGPQISVDMYRRWIKPYHKRIYGWVHDHYPDIYVFLHCCGGVYDLIPDLIDAGVDILNPVQTSAHGMDPVRLKREFGRDLVFWGGGCETQSTLPHGTPEEVRQQVKERLEIFAPDGGYVFNQIHNIQHGVPPENITAMFEAALAHGSY, from the coding sequence ATCATGAAACCTCGCGAACGCGTTCTGACCGCCCTGGCCCACAAGGAGCCTGATCGGGTGCCCATCGACTTCGGCGGGATGCGCTCCACGGGCATCATGGCCCTGGCCTACGCCCCGCTCAAACGGTCCCTCGGCATAGAGGATGGCAGCATCGACGTCTATGACGTTGGCCAGCAACTGGCGCTGGTGGAAGAACCTGTCCGGCAACGATTCGGGGTGGACGTGGTCCCGCTGGACTTCGACGCATTGGGCCCGTGGCAGCCATACACGCTGCCGGATGGGACCCCCGCGCGGGTCCCCGCTCACTACCGGATCGAAAGGGCGGAGGACGGGACCCTCTACATCCTCAACGACGAGGGACGCCGGGTGGCGGCCATGCCGCCCGATGGATACTACTTCGACTCCATCTACCACCCGCTGGCCGACGCCCAAACCGTGGACGACCTGAAAGCCTTCTCATGGAGCGGCCGCTCCGATGAGGACCTGGCCCGGCTGCGAGAGGAGGCCCGTCGGCTGTACAACGAGACGGACTACGCCATCATGGGGGCATTCGGGGGCAACATCCTGGAGTCGGGCCAGGGCCTGCGTGGATGGGAGCAATTCATGCTCGACCTGGCCTACGGCGGTCCCTTCCTGGAGACGTTCCTGGAGCTGCTGACGGAGAACCACCTGCGGAATCTGGAGCGTTATCTGGGCGCCGTCGGCGAGTACATCCAGATCATCCAGATGGGCGATGACCTCGGCACCCAGCGAGGCCCCCAGATCTCCGTGGATATGTATCGCCGCTGGATCAAGCCGTACCATAAACGCATCTACGGCTGGGTACACGACCACTATCCCGACATCTACGTCTTCCTGCACTGCTGCGGCGGCGTCTATGACCTGATCCCGGACCTGATCGACGCCGGCGTGGATATCCTGAACCCGGTGCAAACCTCCGCCCATGGCATGGACCCGGTTCGCCTGAAGCGAGAGTTCGGCCGCGACCTGGTCTTCTGGGGCGGCGGCTGCGAGACCCAGAGCACGCTTCCGCACGGCACGCCGGAGGAAGTACGCCAGCAGGTGAAGGAGCGGCTGGAGATCTTCGCGCCGGACGGC
- a CDS encoding TIM barrel protein: MSRVSLAGWSLVRRFRREEHPLTLLEFPRVAREEFGIDQIELNEPFFERQDNGYLNMLRAAANSQGVRMLNIAIDRQGDLGAPDRLERMMAVSNHTRWFEIAAALGCNAIRANMGGHHDPDVAGRIERLIESFGVLAEVGGQMGIKILIENHGGVSADPENILRVIRSVNSPWIGTLPDFGNFPPEVDRFAALEKLAPYAVAVHAKAREFDATGNDPNIDIPRCIQILEKSGYTGSYGIEFEGKSDDHEGILKSKALIERSLA; this comes from the coding sequence ATGTCCCGAGTGTCATTGGCCGGCTGGAGTCTCGTGCGTCGTTTCCGGCGAGAGGAGCATCCTCTTACGCTCCTGGAGTTCCCTCGCGTGGCGCGTGAGGAGTTCGGCATCGATCAGATCGAGCTCAATGAGCCCTTCTTCGAGCGGCAGGATAACGGCTACCTGAACATGCTGCGCGCGGCGGCCAATAGCCAGGGCGTGCGCATGCTGAACATCGCGATCGACCGGCAGGGGGATCTGGGAGCGCCCGATCGCCTGGAGCGCATGATGGCGGTGTCCAATCACACGCGTTGGTTTGAGATCGCGGCCGCCCTGGGGTGCAACGCCATTCGTGCCAACATGGGCGGACATCATGATCCCGACGTGGCCGGGCGGATCGAGCGTCTGATCGAGAGCTTCGGCGTCCTCGCCGAGGTCGGCGGGCAGATGGGGATTAAGATCCTCATCGAGAACCACGGCGGCGTATCGGCCGATCCGGAGAACATCCTGCGGGTGATCCGCTCCGTGAACAGCCCCTGGATTGGGACGCTGCCGGACTTTGGGAACTTCCCTCCGGAGGTGGATCGCTTCGCCGCGCTGGAGAAGCTGGCTCCCTACGCCGTGGCTGTCCATGCCAAAGCGCGTGAGTTCGACGCGACCGGCAATGATCCCAACATCGATATCCCGCGCTGTATCCAGATCCTGGAGAAGTCCGGCTACACGGGTTCCTACGGCATCGAGTTCGAGGGGAAGAGCGACGACCATGAGGGCATCCTCAAGTCCAAGGCGCTGATCGAGCGTAGCCTGGCGTAG
- a CDS encoding prolyl oligopeptidase family serine peptidase, producing the protein MGNPALRQAIIERLGRFPERVPPDVAFGPEVDLGDHVRVSVSYAVEPGERVTAWLLRPKGSSPASGRPGILAIHQHAGQYYLGKSEPAGLSANRMYHYGLDLCRRGYVVLCPDHLCFEDRRPPEYVRMENPHLKDREYEGFEFTRRILLGSCLQTKYLHDLVCALDVLAGLPDVDPGRLGAIGHSLGGQETLWLAWYDERVRAAVSSCGFGLIRTILRDGINHNRAMYVPGLLELCDLDALVADIAPRAFLLTAGEEDRIFPIDGVREIAEKARAAYAEAGVADRFQAILFPGGHSFPDEVKAEAYAFLDRWLSEG; encoded by the coding sequence GTGGGCAACCCGGCGTTGCGTCAAGCGATCATCGAGCGGTTGGGGCGATTCCCCGAGCGTGTGCCGCCGGATGTCGCCTTCGGCCCGGAGGTGGATCTGGGCGATCACGTTCGCGTGTCGGTCTCCTACGCCGTCGAGCCGGGCGAGCGCGTCACCGCCTGGCTGCTGCGCCCCAAGGGATCCTCGCCCGCGTCCGGACGGCCCGGCATCCTGGCCATCCACCAGCACGCGGGGCAGTATTACCTGGGTAAGTCGGAGCCGGCCGGGCTGAGCGCCAACCGCATGTATCACTATGGGCTTGATCTGTGCCGGCGTGGGTACGTCGTGCTGTGCCCGGATCACCTCTGCTTTGAGGACCGACGGCCGCCCGAGTACGTACGCATGGAGAACCCCCATCTCAAGGATCGGGAGTATGAGGGGTTCGAGTTCACGCGGCGTATCCTGCTCGGCTCCTGTCTGCAGACCAAGTATCTGCATGATCTGGTATGTGCGCTGGACGTGCTGGCCGGGTTGCCCGATGTTGATCCAGGGCGGTTGGGGGCTATCGGTCATTCGCTGGGTGGCCAGGAGACCCTCTGGCTGGCCTGGTACGACGAGCGCGTTCGGGCAGCCGTCTCCTCGTGTGGGTTTGGCCTGATCCGCACGATCCTGCGCGATGGGATCAATCATAACCGGGCCATGTATGTGCCGGGCCTGCTGGAGCTGTGCGATCTGGATGCCCTGGTGGCGGACATCGCCCCGCGGGCTTTCTTGCTCACGGCGGGCGAGGAGGATCGCATCTTCCCCATCGACGGCGTGCGGGAGATCGCCGAGAAGGCGCGGGCCGCCTATGCGGAGGCCGGGGTGGCCGATCGGTTCCAGGCGATCCTCTTCCCCGGAGGCCACAGCTTCCCCGACGAGGTGAAGGCGGAGGCGTACGCGTTCCTGGATCGCTGGTTGAGCGAGGGGTGA